GCCCGAAACGACGGGGTTTTATTGCCGGCGGGCGTTGGAAACGCTGGCGGACGTGCAGTTCTTTCACCCCTCGAAGCTGGCCGAGGTGCCGCGGAGCGGCTTCGATCTTTACCTCAATATCGACGACGGCATGCGCTATCTCTGGCCCGCCGACCTGCGGCCGGCCGCCTGGTGGGCCATCGATACGCACATCGACTTTGAGTGGTGTCTCGAGAAAGCGAAGGGGTTCGACCTGGTTTTTGCCGCGCAGCGCGACGGGGCCGCGCTGTTGCGGCGGGAGGGCGTCGCCTCGGCGCGCTGGCTGCCGCTGGCCTGCGATGCGGAGATTCACGGGTTGCTGTCGGAGGATGGCCTTCCCAGGCCGTCCAGAGAATTTGGTGACGGCCTGGGAAGGCCATCCTCCGGGGAAGGCCGTGCGCGCTGCCACGACCCGCACCCCAGCCCAGAAGCGGAGCGCCACAGAGGGCGTTCCCTACAGACGGAGGGTGAGGGGCAGAAGCTCTTCGACATTTGCTTCGTCGGCAATTTGGTTCCGGGTCCGCGCGTCGATCTCGTGCGGCTGATCCAGCAGCACTTCAAGAGCGTTTTCGTAGGCCAGAAATACTTTGAGGAGATGGCCGGGATCTATTCGGCCTCCCGGACCGTCTTCAACCGCAGCGTGGCCAACGACGTCAACATGCGCGTGTTCGAGGCGCTGGCGAGCGGGTCGCTGCTCATCACCAACGACCTGAGCGAGAACGGCCAGGCCGAACTGTTTCGCGACGGCGTTCACTTGGCGACGTGTCGCGACGGCGGCGAGTTGCTCGACAAGCTGCGCTATTACCTGCGGCGTGGGGATGTTCGCGAGAAGATCGCCGCGGCGGGCAGAGAGGAAGCGCTGGCCAAGCACACCTATCGGCAGCGGATGGAAGAGATTCTGCGCTGTGCGGGAAATTGCAAATTGCAAATCGCGAATTGCAAATTGGCGATCGAGAGCAGCGAACAACGAATCCAAAATGCGGTGCCCTTGTACTACGATTTCGCACGGCCGGAGGTGTTGGAGCTGATTCCGGCCACGGCAAAGCGGGTGCTGGAGATCGGTTGCGGGGCGGGGCGGCTGGGCGAAGCGCTGAAGCAGCGGCAGCCGTGCGAAGTCGTCGGCGTGGAACTGAATGAGGCGGCCGCGCGAAAGGCCGGCGAGCGGCTTGATCGCGTGTTCGCCGGCAACGTCGAACGGCTGCATCTTGACTTCGAGAACGCCGTCCCGCTCGCGGAGCAAGCGGGCTACGAAGGCGGCCGATTCGATTGCCTGGTGTGCGCCGACGTGCTGGAGCATCTGGCCGATCCGGCGGCTTTTCTCCGCCGAGCACGCGCATGGCTCGCCGATGACGCGGCCATCGTCGCCAGCCTTCCCAACGCGCGTCATCACAGCGTCGTCGGTGCGCTCATCGAGGGCAACTGGACCTACGAACCGGCGGGCTTGCTCGACAATACTCACTTGCACTTTTTCACGCGCCGCGACGTGGAAGAGCTGTTCGCCGGCGCGGGCTATCAAGTCGACAAGGTCCAATACCTGCCGGGGCCGGGTTATGACGAGTGGCAGCGGCAGGAAGACAAGACGCGGGTGCAAGTGGGGCGGGTCGTGGCGGCCGGTTTGCCGCGCGAGGAGGCGGAGGAGTTTTTTGTGTATCAGTTTCTGGTGGCGGCGAGGCCCTATAGGGAGCGGACTCCGTGCCGTTCCGCCAGCGTAGCGGAACTCGTGAGAGTTCCGGCAGGGAGCAACGCCAAGACGACGTCGAGTTGCGGCGCTGACCGCCCTCACCCCGGCCCTCTCCCAGAGGGAGAGGGAGCAAATTTTCCAAGATGCTTGCTGCTGATGGTCACGTATAACCGCCTGGAATACACGCGGCTGGCGCTGGAGGCCGCGCTCAAGCTCGATTATCCCAAGCTGCGGGTGGTCGTCTGGGACAACGCCTCGACCGACGGCACCGTCGATTACTTGCACGAGCGGCTGGCGGACGTGCCGTGGGCAACGCTCATCGCCTCGCCCGTGAACCGCGGCGTGGTCTTTCCGATGAACGAGGTCTGGTCTTCGGATGCCGAGGCCGGGCTGTTGGCCAAGATCGACAACGACACGCTCGTGCCGCGGGAGCTGCTGCGCAGGTTGGCCGAATGCCATCGTGCCAGCCCGCGGTTCGGCGTGCTGTCGGGCTTTCACTTCCGGCAGGAGGGCGAGGCGCTGGCCGACGAGCACCGCATCAAGTCGTTCGACGGCGTGCGCGTGCTGCCGCAGC
This is a stretch of genomic DNA from Pirellulales bacterium. It encodes these proteins:
- a CDS encoding methyltransferase domain-containing protein is translated as MHTTDRIDGCAGTSIRKVALVLDRQTRPETTGFYCRRALETLADVQFFHPSKLAEVPRSGFDLYLNIDDGMRYLWPADLRPAAWWAIDTHIDFEWCLEKAKGFDLVFAAQRDGAALLRREGVASARWLPLACDAEIHGLLSEDGLPRPSREFGDGLGRPSSGEGRARCHDPHPSPEAERHRGRSLQTEGEGQKLFDICFVGNLVPGPRVDLVRLIQQHFKSVFVGQKYFEEMAGIYSASRTVFNRSVANDVNMRVFEALASGSLLITNDLSENGQAELFRDGVHLATCRDGGELLDKLRYYLRRGDVREKIAAAGREEALAKHTYRQRMEEILRCAGNCKLQIANCKLAIESSEQRIQNAVPLYYDFARPEVLELIPATAKRVLEIGCGAGRLGEALKQRQPCEVVGVELNEAAARKAGERLDRVFAGNVERLHLDFENAVPLAEQAGYEGGRFDCLVCADVLEHLADPAAFLRRARAWLADDAAIVASLPNARHHSVVGALIEGNWTYEPAGLLDNTHLHFFTRRDVEELFAGAGYQVDKVQYLPGPGYDEWQRQEDKTRVQVGRVVAAGLPREEAEEFFVYQFLVAARPYRERTPCRSASVAELVRVPAGSNAKTTSSCGADRPHPGPLPEGEGANFPRCLLLMVTYNRLEYTRLALEAALKLDYPKLRVVVWDNASTDGTVDYLHERLADVPWATLIASPVNRGVVFPMNEVWSSDAEAGLLAKIDNDTLVPRELLRRLAECHRASPRFGVLSGFHFRQEGEALADEHRIKSFDGVRVLPQPYVGGCAVMIRREVFDRVGPIGCLSESQQKPFMDSGWTVYQQRLTEMGFVNGYPWPPVHVDHMEDTRSAHCVRSEEHQRYKREQRGMELEEFTRELCVWRPNWEGERT